One window from the genome of Amblyraja radiata isolate CabotCenter1 chromosome X, sAmbRad1.1.pri, whole genome shotgun sequence encodes:
- the hddc3 gene encoding guanosine-3',5'-bis(diphosphate) 3'-pyrophosphohydrolase MESH1: MASDVQRILDAADFAARKHKSQRRKDPEQTPYINHPLGVSRILSHEAAITDVVVLQAALLHDTVEDTDTTLAEIEEKFGEKVRSVVAEVTDDKALSKAARKELQIQHAPHCSREAKLVKLADKLYNLRDLKRCTPRGWTEERVEEYFIWASKVVAGLQGTNQTMENSLAVLFKEQNIFTR; this comes from the exons ATGGCCTCAGACGTGCAGCGAATCCTTGACGCTGCCGATTTTGCGGCGAGAAAACACAAAAGCCAGCGGCGCAAAGACCCGGAGCAAACCCCGTACATCAACCACCCCCTGG GCGTTTCTCGAATCCTGTCCCACGAAGCAGCAATTACAGATGTGGTTGTCTTGCAG GCCGCACTTCTCCATGACACGGTTGAGGACACTGACACCACGCTGGCAGAGATCGAggagaagtttggagagaaggTCCGGAGTGTCGTTGCCGAGGTGACGGACGATAAAGCCCTGTCGAAGGCGGCGCGGAAGGAGCTTCAGATCCAACACGCGCCCCACTGCAGCCGTGAAGCCAAACTGGTGAAACTGGCAGACAAACTGTACAATCTGCGGGATCTTAAGCGCTGCACGCCAAGAG GATGGACCGAGGAAAGAGTTGAAGAATATTTCATCTGGGCTTCCAAAGTAGTCGCTGGACTTCAAGGGACGAATCAGACCATGGAAAATAGCCTGGCTGTTCTGTTTAAAGAACAAAACATTTTCACTCGGTAA
- the ngrn gene encoding neugrin, with translation MNKAQPGSKRRDQLKSGTIVLEAGAGAAALMWLRAAARRGLWAGAVTTRPRAQAQAHPGRWGSPPTRAFNDGGEAAEPDEQQQLEELIRAEKRKWKAIKHRKIQAEFESGGAPTRTLTTEALQQIRFLKAQFPEEWSVSQLAEGFSVSEDVIRRVLRSRFVPSPERRMKQDATVAALNPTLSPRTKQATIGLPHNSVLADSKLVADKAPLARLPPGPDALPVLLPSRAGEKKVGRSKPIQQRTGIELADQGGVVKANTRRKEATGKGRGKGRELCDTSSDEQLDTAGKMDQELEELAGREKENHIVVVQKDHEFYDQDGNFLYRISKHLNNPKQED, from the exons atgaacaaAGCTCAGCCAGGCAGCAAGAGACGGGACCAGTTGAAGAGCGGAACCATTGTGCTGGAGGCTGGAGCTGGGGCCGCGGCACTGATGTGGCTGCGGGCTGCGGCGAGGCGAGGCCTGTGGGCGGGCGCCGTCACTACGAGACCCCGGGCTCAGGCCCAGGCCCACCCCGGCCGCTGGGGCTCCCCGCCGACCAGGGCGTTCAACGACGGGGGTGAAGCGGCCGAGCCCGACGAGCAGCAGCAACTAGAGGAGTTAATCag GGCAGAGAAGAGAAAGTGGAAAGCCATAAAACACCGGAAAATTCAGGCGGAGTTTGAGAGTGGCGGAGCTCCCACGAGAACTCTAACTACAGAGGCCCTGCAGCAAATCAG GTTTTTGAAGGCACAGTTTCCGGAGGAGTGGAGCGTGTCACAGCTGGCCGAGGGGTTTTCAGTGAGCGAGGACGTCATCCGGAGAGTTCTGCGGAGTAGGTTTGTCCCTTCGCCGGAGAGGAGGATGAAACAGGATGCGACAGTTGCAGCACTGAACCCGACTCTCTCTCCCCGAACGAAACAAGCGACCATCGGTTTACCGCACAACTCAGTCCTGGCCGACTCCAAACTGGTGGCGGATAAGGCACCTCTGGCCAGACTACCTCCGGGGCCAGACGCTCTTCCCGTTCTCCTGCCGAGCAGAGCCGGGGAGAAGAAGGTGGGAAGATCCAAGCCAATCCAGCAGAGAACCGGTATCGAGCTCGCTGACCAAGGTggggttgtgaaggccaacaccaGGAGGAAGGAAGCAACTGGCAAAGGGAGGGGGAAAGGCAGGGAACTCTGTGACACCTCCAGCGATGAGCAGCTTGATACTGCTGGGAAAATGGACCAGGAATTGGAGGAACTCGCTGGCAGAGAGAAGGAAAATCACATTGTCGTTGTCCAGAAAGACCATGAGTTTTATGACCAGGATGGCAATTTCCTTTATAGGATTAGTAAACACTTAAATAATCCGAAACAGGAAGACTGA